The DNA region CGTTTCAACGGTGCCGTGAGGTGTTTTGATTAAGCCGACTCTGGCATCACCGTGTTCAGCAACTATTTCAAACATTTTTATCCATTATGAGCATTGCATCCCCAAAACTCAGAAACCTGTAGTTATGTTTCAGGGCATCATTGTACGCTCTCATGATATTATCTTTTCCCGCATAGGCACATACTAGCAACAGTGGCGTGGACTTAGGCAAATGAAAATTGGTTAAAACGCCCGTTATCGGAGAATTGAATTTATAGCCAGGATAGATGAATAGATCGCTCCATCCGCTCCCCGCATTTATGGTACTGCCATCGGCATTGGCCGAGCTTTCAAGCGTTTTTACAGTTGTCGTGCCCACCGCTATAACGTTTGCTTCAATACTACCTGCATCATTTATCTTTTGGGCTGCCCCGTCATCGATCTCGTAATACTCTGCCTCCATCCTGTGTTCCTCGACATTTCTGCACCTGACAGGCATGAACGTTCCGATTCCAACATGCAGTGTGATGCATGCAACCTTTACTCCTTTCGCTCTCATCTTATCAAGCATATCCTTTGTAAAATGCAGCCCGGCGGTCGGCGCGGCAACCGACCCTTTTTCCCTCGCATATACACTCTGATACATCTCTGCCGTTTCCCTATCGACCTTTTCTTTTATGTATGGTGGAAGGGGCATTTCTCCTATGGCTTCTAACTCTGCCATGTTCAAGGGTATGTCTATAAGACATTCACCGCCGTTTTTATCGACAATTTCCCCTTCTATCCCATCTTTTCCATCAAACAACATTTTTGTGCCCTCCCTGACTTTTCCTTTCACCAAACATTTGAATAGATTGCTCTCATTGCCAAGCAACAAAATTTCTATTTTTCCTCCTGTTTTCTTTCGCGCGTGAATTCTTGCATGTATAACCCTGGTATCGTTCACCACCACCACATCCCCTGAACCAAGATATTCCAAAATTTCATAAAACAGATGATGGCGTATGCCGTTTTTTATGACCATCAGCTTGCACATATCTCTCGGTACTGCAGGCTTCTGAGCAATTGCCTCCTGGGGCAAGTGATAATCAAATTCATCTATGAGCATTGTGAATTACTTTGATTTCTTTAAGAGCGGTAACCCCGTCTTTTCGTTTACTTTCACTTCATACCCCTCTGGCTTGGCACACGGCTCTGCATCATCTTTCTTTTTTTTGCTGAAAAAATATATACGCTGTTTTCTTCTTCCTCTCAACAATACTTCTTTTGTATACAGTGTATATTCCCCGAAAGTGAAATGACCTTCATAGAATGTTCCCCATTCCGGCAATTCTTCCTCTACTTCCACTTCCTCTTCCGGAATTTTAACTCCTATTTCCAATACTTCCAGCTCCTCTTTCCCTATTTCTTCCTCCTCTTCCTCCCGGGCTATAGATATACTGGGTTTTAGTTCTTCGATCTCTCTTCCATCAATGGCAACAACCTCTTCATTTTCTACCCTCCACCTTGGCACCTCTATTTCCGCAGAAACGCTTCTATTTATCCTGCTGCATACCGTGCACAGATATTTTCTCTCTTCTTCCGGAATGGTCTCTTCGCATATCTTGCACGGTAAATAATCAAGGACCATCACAAGATGCTCTAACTCATGCTCATCGGTCATATCTAATATATGAAAATTTACATTAAAAAGCTTTTGGGGAAAATTAATTGAAAGAAAAAAGGGAAAAAGGCTTACGGTGGGGGTGGCGGGGTGGGTGTAACCTGCCACTGTGTCGTTCCGCTGCTTATGAACACAAACACTCCTTCGCCCATCAGAATGTCGAAGTCATAGCCCGGCAATGCTGTTATGTATTCGGGTAGCCATTCCTGTTCTTGGGCATTCCACTTTGCAACCTTTATGCAATTTGTTATGTTTTCCGCAATTTGGCTGGCAGTAGTATACATCGCATACGGCCACCCTATCATGTTATAGCCCGTTCTCAGCGTGAGGTTTATTTCAGGTTCAAGAAGTGTGCCATTGAACTGTAAATTCACATCCTCTCTTACGAATACGAGGTATCCCGTTCCGTTAACAAGTGCGAAATCGTAGGCGAAACCGACGACATGGCTTACATATTTCTGATGTACATTGTCCCACACAGTAACGACGGTACAGCCCGATATGAGAGCACCCAAATCTTCTGCTGTTTCAATGCTGTCATTGATAAAGGCAGGTGTAATCATGTTCCATCCTTTGTATAACATGAGCCCGAGCCACGGATCGAAATGAATGTTGTCATACACTGCTGAGCCGTTGATTTCGTCGCCCGTTCCATTTGCAGGATTGCCCGTTATCGGATCCAGCATGTTGTCGTTGTTGCTGCTCGGTCCGTTGGCACTTCCCCACCAGTTGTACGTTGCGTTAATCCACGGGGTACCTAGCTCCACTATGTAGTATACCACGCCATATTCATAATTCCCGTAGATTTTATTCCAATGGATTTGTGTGTCAACATTTTCATACGCACCTTCATACCCTCCATACACGTATATTCCTACATCGTTTTCCTTTATCACATTGTTCGTGATGTTTGTGTGGTTGGAACCTGAATCGATGTAAATACCAGTGTCTCCATAATTTTCTGCAATGTAGTTATCTGTTATGCTATTGGATGGGGAACTACCCAGATATATTCCGCAACCGTTGTCCGTGATATCATTGTCAGAAAGGGCATTATGAGTAGAGTAGTCCGCCAAATATACTCCATATTCGTTGTTAGTGACATTATTGTCGGAAATAGTATTATTCCACGAATACTCCAAAAGTATACCCAAAAAGTTATCGAAAATGGTGTTGCCTTCTACTGTTTCATTATCTGCTCCATATAGGTAAATGCCGAAAAAATATCCCCAGACGGTATTATCAATGATTGTATTGTTGCACACCGGTATTTCTTCTCCCATAATGAATATGCCAGCTGACCATCCACCAACTTCACCACCGTATAGTATATTGTGAGATGCCGTTACATTGTAGCAATCTTTCAGTACTATGCCGCTTGGTGGTCCATCTGGCCCTTCACCAATAAAACCATTTCCTATGAAATCATTGTCCGCAACAAGGCTGTCATTGACACACTCAAAATAAATACCACAATACGCGTTATAATAAAAATCGTTGTCGGTAATGGTCTCGTTATCTGTATAAATCATGACGATTCCAGCAAAATTTTCTGAAATATTGTTGTTGCTTATAGTATTGTTACAAAGCCACTGTTCGCTTGGCAAATAGAGTATTCCACAATCTCCATTCCCTACTATATAATTTTCTTCAACGGCGTTCCAGCTTGAGTTGATAAGGATGATTCCAAATTGATTTTCTCCAATCCAGTTGTTATAAATGGTGTTGTAACTGGAGTTCTCTATGCATATACCATCCGACGAATCATTTTCAATCACATTGCCGGAAATGTTGCAGTAATGCGATTCATTCAAATGAATACCGGATACATCGAGACCATATTGTTCCTCTAAATAAAATCCGGAGATATTGACATAATCTGCCTCAATCCAAAACCCAACGCTGATATAATAAAGATAAGTATTTCCATCATAGGTTCCGCCCAATGCATCAACAGTCGTATTGCCAATGATCGTCAGCGATTTATTAATGACCTAAGTTTTCCCTAATTTTTATACACTACACCTAACCCATCCAAGATTTTTTCCTGAATCTTTTCAAGAGTCACCGTAGTACTCCATTCAAAATTAGATTCACTATCTTTCAGACGGACCTTATA from Candidatus Thermoplasmatota archaeon includes:
- a CDS encoding right-handed parallel beta-helix repeat-containing protein → MGGTYDGNTYLYYISVGFWIEADYVNISGFYLEEQYGLDVSGIHLNESHYCNISGNVIENDSSDGICIENSSYNTIYNNWIGENQFGIILINSSWNAVEENYIVGNGDCGILYLPSEQWLCNNTISNNNISENFAGIVMIYTDNETITDNDFYYNAYCGIYFECVNDSLVADNDFIGNGFIGEGPDGPPSGIVLKDCYNVTASHNILYGGEVGGWSAGIFIMGEEIPVCNNTIIDNTVWGYFFGIYLYGADNETVEGNTIFDNFLGILLEYSWNNTISDNNVTNNEYGVYLADYSTHNALSDNDITDNGCGIYLGSSPSNSITDNYIAENYGDTGIYIDSGSNHTNITNNVIKENDVGIYVYGGYEGAYENVDTQIHWNKIYGNYEYGVVYYIVELGTPWINATYNWWGSANGPSSNNDNMLDPITGNPANGTGDEINGSAVYDNIHFDPWLGLMLYKGWNMITPAFINDSIETAEDLGALISGCTVVTVWDNVHQKYVSHVVGFAYDFALVNGTGYLVFVREDVNLQFNGTLLEPEINLTLRTGYNMIGWPYAMYTTASQIAENITNCIKVAKWNAQEQEWLPEYITALPGYDFDILMGEGVFVFISSGTTQWQVTPTPPPPP
- the queA gene encoding tRNA preQ1(34) S-adenosylmethionine ribosyltransferase-isomerase QueA, which gives rise to MLIDEFDYHLPQEAIAQKPAVPRDMCKLMVIKNGIRHHLFYEILEYLGSGDVVVVNDTRVIHARIHARKKTGGKIEILLLGNESNLFKCLVKGKVREGTKMLFDGKDGIEGEIVDKNGGECLIDIPLNMAELEAIGEMPLPPYIKEKVDRETAEMYQSVYAREKGSVAAPTAGLHFTKDMLDKMRAKGVKVACITLHVGIGTFMPVRCRNVEEHRMEAEYYEIDDGAAQKINDAGSIEANVIAVGTTTVKTLESSANADGSTINAGSGWSDLFIYPGYKFNSPITGVLTNFHLPKSTPLLLVCAYAGKDNIMRAYNDALKHNYRFLSFGDAMLIMDKNV